The Heptranchias perlo isolate sHepPer1 chromosome 40, sHepPer1.hap1, whole genome shotgun sequence genome has a window encoding:
- the zgc:193811 gene encoding stabilizer of axonemal microtubules 3 — protein sequence MAATERRHDLHLTSSGIGLHYTPARYFPPSDFKTFLNDPLPPELREKNTIHPYDEVFNSYETTTGSTHNLKTIGGLLSHPRHIKVPDHWKVHYMKDLSEKLSRRDWRTPLNMVNQTSEMKDKYTGRLPQSMDTAFKAGPQPFILANHLTNGPSKNIVASTENPARSGQEYYVRDKEVLRLNDIYLSTTNKDFRAFKKEELEGFPKKDIATYWQTEDYPKAWGHGLKENPLPKEAQRIIRGPGPMRDPSVFSAATRIPRLPRRLPPVPNRGLKTLFQESYQQPNDVKRCQDVFCPLRAPWVRSWEGPIPEIMSVPQMYKTEYMTYGSEHPVTV from the exons ACATTTTTGAACGATCCTCTCCCTCCGGaactgagagaaaaaaatactaTCCATCCCTACGATGAGGTTTTTAATTCCTACGAGACCACTACGGGCTCGACTCACAATCTCAAGACCATCGGTGGTCTGCTCTCCCACCCACGCCACATAAAGGTTCCAGATCACTGGAAAGTTCATTACATGAAGGATTTGTCAGAGAAG TTGAGCAGGCGAGACTGGAGGACTCCTCTGAACATGGTTAACCAAACGAGTGAGATGAAGGATAAGTACACTGGGAGACTTCCACAGTCTATGGACACCGCGTTCAAGGCTGGGCCTCAGCCGTTCATCCTGGCCAATCATCTCACCAACGGACCGTCTAAA AATATCGTTGCCAGTACGGAGAACCCAGCCCGGTCCGGTCAGGAGTATTACGTACGAGATAAAGAAGTTTTGCGTCTCAATGACATTTACTTATCAACAACCAACAAGGACTTCAGGGCCTTTAAAAA GGAAGAGTTGGAAGGGTTTCCAAAGAAGGACATTGCCACCTACTGGCAAACGGAAGACTACCCGAAGGCTTGGGGCCACGGGCTGAAGGAAAATCCTCTGCCCAAAGAAGCCCAAAGAATCATCCGCGGGCCGGGCCCGATGCGCGACCCCTCCGTGTTCTCCGCTGCGACAAGAATCCCTCGGCTGCCCAGACGTCTGCCCCCCGTCCCAAACCGCGGTCTCAAGACGCTGTTTCAGGAATCGTACCAGCAGCCCAACGACGTCAAGCGATGCCAGGATGTCTTCTGCCCACTGCGGGCACCGTGGGTGCGGTCCTGGGAGGGACCTATCCCAGAGATCATGTCTGTCCCCCAAATGTACAAGACGGAATACATGACGTACGGGAGCGAGCATCCCGTCACGGTGTAA